In Oncorhynchus gorbuscha isolate QuinsamMale2020 ecotype Even-year linkage group LG02, OgorEven_v1.0, whole genome shotgun sequence, a single genomic region encodes these proteins:
- the LOC124015558 gene encoding transmembrane and immunoglobulin domain-containing protein 1-like, producing MMMSVKASVFLLVLYFTTPISGLEVKSDPEVSGGFVHTELEKTVSLTCLSEPQEAELVWLRNGQLISIAEGNTWGSSRLCVTPVTHNDHAAIFTCQMKNNASVNASVQLEVTYAPLHSGKEEVSVEQTRELELSCDVFANPPVLVSWQQHGDPIDLSEGGFLLTNDGFTSRLKVGRVDRAVHQGPYSCVTSSPIYPNRTKSFEVTVTDKTLQFQTDLIFPMIAGLVVIGCTTLLAIISRWRWITQCYK from the exons ATGATGATGTCAGTGAAAGCCAGTGTGTTCTTGCTGGTGCTCTACTTTACCACACCGATTTCAG gatTGGAGGTGAAGTCAGATCCAGAAGTCAGTGGAGGGTTTGTCCATACAGAGCTGGAGAAGACAGTgtctctgacctgtctgtctgagccCCAGGAGGCAGAGCTGGTGTGGCTGAGGAACGGTCAGCTGATCAGCATTGCAGAGGGCAACACCTGGGGCAGCAGCAGGCTCTGTGTCACGCCCGTAACCCACAACGACCACGCCGCCATCTTTACCTGCCAGATGAAGAACAATGCCAGCGTCAACGCCTCAGTCCAGCTGGAGGTCacct ACGCCCCGTTGCACTCTGGGAAGGAGGAGGTGTCGGTGGAGCAGACTAGGGAGCTGGAATTGTCATGTGACGTCTTTGCCAACCCCCCCGTCTTGGTATCTTGGCAACAGCACGGAGACCCCATCGACCTATCAGAGGGCGGCTTCCTACTGACCAATGACGGCTTTACGTCTCGTCTGAAGGTGGGCCGGGTGGACAGGGCGGTACACCAAGGTCCCTACAGCTGTGTGACGTCATCGCCCATTTACCCAAATCGCACCAAATCTTTTGAAGTCACCGTCACAG acaAGACCCTTCAGTTCCAGACAGACCTGATCTTTCCCATGATAGCAGGCCTGGTGGTGATAGGCTGTACCACATTGCTCGCCATCATCTCTCGCTGGAGGTGGATCACACAG TGCTACAAGTAG